ACTTCACATGACAGAGTATTATACTAATACAACATGCCAACAAATCGAAAATAATCAGTAAACTGAAGTTCTTCCGACATTCTTTTGTAACATTACACACCAGTCTTTCCTTGATTatattatataaacacagccaaaaaagaaagtctccagtagttccatcactatttaatcagattcggatgagtttatggcaaaataatttatataataattttctatacactttcctgcgaagattgataccaaatttgatatcaaaagtttaatcatcatgagcaaagaagccgttgtttggaaattcgtgcaattttaaaaatgacaaattacgaattgaccacgcaaaaatcaatgcatggtatcagcttattatgtggcctgaagcatgcccgattacaggaatcattgtacccttgcctgcgcacaattgaaagagcggggtatttgatttgcattttgacatgcatgggcaaacctttaacctgccggcctattcaggcgacgtaattcttggcactcacgctagctctgctacgtgatacaattccctatgtcatttttaaaattgcacgaatttccaaacaaatgtttctatgctcacgatgattaaacttttgatatcaaatttggtatcaatcttcaaggagagtgtatagaaaattattatataaattattttgccataaactcatcagaatctgattaaatggggatggaactactggagactttcttttttggctgtgtttatatagttAACACTTGGCTACTGGAATGTGAAGTGCATCTTTGATTTGATCACCTCTGACCATGTACACAATACTTCTTGTATACGTATCATATTAATTCTTCAATTTTCTACAGAATTATGCCTTTAATAACTTTGTGATTTTCAAATTACCAATTTCAGCAACACTAACAAATATCTTAATAGGCCTATGTGGTTTGCAAAATCACAATACTAAGACACATCAACACATTttttgaaatagtcatgtttACTTGTGTACTTCTTGTACGTGCAAATTGTTCTTTTATTTCTCTGAAAAATAGAactcttaaacaaaacaacaactgAAGAAGCAGTGGCATTGTCTTTGAATTGCACAGTAGTATTTTGTGTGTTTACAGTCTAACTGTGCACTCTGTGATTTGTCCCTTGCTTTGTCTCTTGTTATAACGGATGGTAACAGAGATAGGAAGGGAATCTTCCAACTGCTCAGCATTCTCAATTTCTGGCCATGTCTCATTAAAAACTGCCTGAGGACATGTCAATGTAATGAAGTCCTTGTTGTTCTGAAGAAACATTTCTACCTCTGCCCCTGTTGCTCAATGCCAATAATCAATCCTTCCATAGTTTCTTCGTGCAGTTGTTCCTGTAATTAAAGAATAGCACATGCAGCATATAGTTGGCAATGTAGAAACCACTTATAGGGTTAAAAGTATCCGATTTTTAAGATGTGTCTAGTTTTACGTTATCCTGTATGACCAAGTCAATTATGTAACATAAAGTCAATAAGTCAAATTGCTTTTGGTTCAAAGGCTTTTACTGAAAATGAGTTATTATGAAAGCTATTTAATTTTACTTACAAAAAAATGTTCTTGATTCTTGAAGtttaaattgggaaaaaaatgtctCATCTCACAATATTGTATTGATTAAGATCAAAAAGTAAACTGACTTTTCTTCACAAGCGTTCTGCATAAGAGTTTGAGGGAAAAGGGGACCTTTCTGCCCTTTGTGTGCTTGGCAGTGGATTCATCAATTTTTCATGTTTCAAAATTGGATTATTTATGAAGTGCATGATATAATAATGCTCACCGATACAGTTGTGCTCATAGTCAAAGATAATTGTATCTCTTCTGTATAGTCGCCTTGTCGCTTGGTTTGTCCCACTGAACAATTTGTGACTTTTATGAACGACCCTGTTTCAACTGATGAACTAGCCAAGCTTCTCCACAATGCCACACGGACCTTTCCAGTTGAGTCAGCTATCGTGATATCTCTAACTGGTACATCTGGCTCCATCCGTACTGTCACTGTCCTTGGAGCATGATCCTGCAAAGAAACAAATTTTAATAATAGTACACACTGCTTAACTGTATAATTACGGTATGTGGATTTCTCATGAAATATGCACTTCCAGCAAAAAAGTCTCACAGAGGGTCAACATTCAAAATAATGTCAGATTTACAAACTCAATGGGCTTAATTATAATTGTAATCCTGGCCACTTGATTTAATACAATACTACTGCCTAAATTGGAACCTTTGCATACAGTGCTTGGAATGCAGTCAAGCTTTACAAGGCACTGCATGTGCAGCCAGCCTAAACATATTCAGACAAGATaataatttgaatttaaatttggtacAGAGTATTTTCTTACCCTTAAGAGCATTTTTAGACTGGGTAGAAGACAGTCTGCTTGACATGACGGCATTTCTGCCTCACAAAATAAAACGCAGGATGTGCAAATATAAAACATAACAGATACTTCTATTAAATGTGAAATTTCAGATCAAACAACTTCCATGCTTAAAGGCTGCATACATGTGCATATATAGCAGATACTTCCTTTAGCTATCATACAGCATTGACCGTCTGCTTATATCTTGAGGAAGTAGTTTGCATGTAATCTGAAATGCATATACTGTGTTTTTACTTTGTGGGGCAGATTTgacgtttgatgcaccctaacaAAGTTTACAGTGAGACTGACAGTACCAACTTGATTAACAGCCGAGTCTTACCTCAACAAGTGTCCCTTCAACACTAACATGAGATTTAATTGGTGATTTCTTTGCTTCGTTGATGGATTTTGTTGGAGCATCCGGCGGATTAAGTAACACCAATGCGTCATGGTCGAACATTGAGAAGTCTTTGGTAATGAATCCCGCTGGAACAACTCGACTGATCCGAGTGATGAAAATTGTTTTATCCTCTCTTACTATGTAGTTCTTGAGGATTACTTGTTTATTCAGTTTGAATTTGGAGAAAGCATCTGGGTTGTAACATGTGGCTTTGGCTACTCCCGTTCTGTCAGCAACTGCAATCTCCATGCATTGCCTGTCTGTGTTATTCTTTTTAGCTGCGGgaagcagctctataagtcaccatgtctctccgttagtccgttagtctGTTAGTCCGTTAGTCTGTtagtccgttagtccgttagtaacaaacgctaaaatatgctgttacgtcaacatcgtttgtcgcatggctatggtacttggtgagggggagggcctataccggccccatactggaaaagagtttcgtcccgaaatatgctaattaggtcattaaaggggcattacacggttttcaacaatttctaaaaaatgctgttacgtcaacatcgtttgtcgcatggctatggtacttggtgagggggaaggcAGGTACCGCCCCATACTGGATAAGAGTTTCgccccgaaatatgctaattaggtcattaaagggcattacacgattttctaaatttctaaaaaatgctgttacgtcaacatcgtttgtcgcatggctatggtacttggtgagagggaaggcaggtaccggccccatactggaacattgagggaagttaagggaaattgaagagaattaagggaaatactggtgaattaagggaaattgacaagaattaagggaaattaggggatttaacacttgatgtcaaggcgcttttttcctgaaaatcgtgtggacatcaaaagtgtccgaaatcggtttccgaacactttcgatgtcaagacgctttttccgaaaatcgtttggacatcaaaagtgtccgaaatcggtttcgaacacttttgatgtcaagacgctttttcccgaaaatcgtttggacatcaaaagtgtcgaaatcggtttcgaacacttttgatgtcaagacgctttttccccgaaaatcgtttggacatcaaaagtgtccgaaatcggtttcgaacacttttgatgtcaagacgctttttcccgaaaatcgtttgacatcaaaagtgtccgaaatcggtttcgaacactttcgatgtcaagacgctttctttccgaaaatcgtttggacatcaaacgtgtccgaaatcggtttccgaacacttttgatgtcaagacgcttttttccgaaaatcgtttggacatcaaaagtgtccgaatcggtttcgaacacttttgatgtcaaggcgctttttccgaaaatcgtttggacatcaaaagtgtccgaatcggtttcgaacacttttgatgtcaggacgctttttcccgaaaatcgtttggacatcaaaagtgtccaaaattgGTTTCGAacacaatttttataattttgattttttttttggtgtggatggaaataccctttctggcattattttaagatgagcgccctc
Above is a genomic segment from Amphiura filiformis chromosome 10, Afil_fr2py, whole genome shotgun sequence containing:
- the LOC140161902 gene encoding uncharacterized protein, with amino-acid sequence MEIAVADRTGVAKATCYNPDAFSKFKLNKQVILKNYIVREDKTIFITRISRVVPAGFITKDFSMFDHDALVLLNPPDAPTKSINEAKKSPIKSHVSVEGTLVEDHAPRTVTVRMEPDVPVRDITIADSTGKVRVALWRSLASSSVETGSFIKVTNCSVGQTKRQGDYTEEIQLSLTMSTTVSVSIIISCTS